The Alnus glutinosa chromosome 7, dhAlnGlut1.1, whole genome shotgun sequence genome includes a region encoding these proteins:
- the LOC133873672 gene encoding putative phytosulfokines 6, with protein MKPQNVHIAVVFLFFVFFLCSFLASARLLAPTKQGEKEVNGITHAAKSFTDSEDLSNLMGLETEECDGKDEECLKRRMMAEAHLDYIYTQHHKP; from the exons ATGAAGCCACAAAATGTTCATATAGCCGtcgtctttcttttctttgttttttttctttgctctttCCTCGCATCTGCTCGTCTCCTAGCACCAACAAAACAAG GTGAAAAGGAGGTCAATGGGATCACTCATGCTGCTAAGTCTTTCACAGACTCGGAAGATCTTTcaaat CTGATGGGGTTAGAGACAGAGGAGTGTGATGGAAAAGACGAAGAATGTTTGAAGAGAAGGATGATGGCGGAGGCTCACTTGGATTACATTTATACCCAGCACCATAAGCCTTAG